From Streptomyces fungicidicus, one genomic window encodes:
- a CDS encoding Ppx/GppA phosphatase family protein — protein MRTSVMDVGSKTVRLVVADTEGGAPLPVHTAKWPLRLSEHVTPGGPVPERAVDRLAEAVAAADRTAARWSAPGPLAFATAVVRSAPNRQEVLRTVRDRTGVDLCTLPGEVEAELTFLGARRWMGWRSGPLALLDIGGGSLDVAFGRGRLPDFVASLPLGAGRLTHEFFADADPPSPEQVRALRRRVRHQLRDVAARIRWEGPRTAVATSRTFQQLGRLCGAAPGRHGPFVERVLTCSDLRGAIDRLAALPAAERARLPGISAPRSAQSLAGAVVGHTAMKLTGLRSVTVCPWALREGVLLRHLEDGPSWWVEIARLSEKETSGADPVPLRVATARG, from the coding sequence ATGCGAACCAGCGTGATGGATGTCGGATCGAAGACCGTGAGACTCGTGGTGGCGGACACGGAGGGCGGGGCGCCGCTGCCGGTGCACACGGCGAAGTGGCCGCTCAGGCTGTCCGAACACGTCACGCCCGGGGGGCCGGTGCCGGAGCGGGCCGTGGACCGTCTGGCGGAGGCGGTCGCCGCGGCGGACCGGACGGCGGCGCGATGGAGCGCCCCCGGCCCGCTGGCGTTCGCCACCGCCGTGGTGCGGAGCGCTCCGAACCGGCAGGAGGTGCTGCGCACGGTCCGGGACCGGACCGGCGTCGACCTGTGCACGCTGCCCGGTGAGGTGGAGGCCGAGCTCACGTTCCTGGGAGCACGGCGCTGGATGGGCTGGCGCTCCGGACCGCTGGCCCTGCTGGACATCGGCGGGGGCTCGCTGGACGTCGCCTTCGGACGCGGGCGGCTGCCCGACTTCGTGGCCTCGCTGCCGCTGGGGGCGGGCCGGCTGACCCACGAGTTCTTCGCGGACGCGGACCCGCCCTCCCCCGAGCAGGTACGGGCGCTGCGCCGCCGGGTGCGCCACCAGCTGCGGGACGTGGCGGCCCGGATCCGCTGGGAGGGGCCCCGGACGGCGGTCGCCACCTCCCGCACCTTCCAGCAGCTGGGACGGCTGTGCGGGGCCGCGCCGGGACGGCACGGGCCGTTCGTGGAGCGGGTGCTGACCTGCTCCGACCTGCGCGGGGCGATCGACCGGCTGGCCGCCCTGCCCGCGGCCGAACGCGCCCGGCTGCCCGGCATCTCCGCCCCGCGCTCCGCCCAGAGCCTGGCGGGCGCGGTGGTGGGGCACACGGCGATGAAGCTGACCGGTCTGAGATCGGTGACGGTCTGCCCCTGGGCGCTGCGCGAGGGAGTGCTGCTGCGCCACCTCGAGGACGGCCCCTCCTGGTGGGTGGAGATCGCCCGCCTCAGCGAGAAGGAGACGTCCGGCGCGGACCCCGTCCCCCTGCGCGTCGCCACCGCGCGCGGCTGA
- a CDS encoding flavodoxin family protein translates to MKALVINCTLKKSPETSNTEALFRTVTGQLEKDGVETDVVRAVDLDIAPGVVSEAVHDGDAWPGVHGRILASEILVIATPTWLGQPSSVAKRVMERMSGMMSETDDDGVPAAYNRVAGVVVTGNEDGAHHVISEITGGLQDIGYTVPGQAWTYWNQGPGPGPSFLEGGSGHDWSRRTARAMAANLLGVARALEARPLGPPPQ, encoded by the coding sequence ATGAAGGCACTCGTGATCAATTGCACGCTCAAGAAGTCACCGGAGACCTCGAACACGGAGGCGCTGTTCCGGACCGTCACCGGGCAGCTGGAGAAGGACGGGGTGGAGACCGACGTCGTCCGTGCGGTGGACCTGGACATCGCTCCGGGGGTGGTCAGCGAGGCCGTGCACGACGGTGACGCGTGGCCGGGCGTGCACGGGAGGATCCTCGCGTCCGAAATCCTCGTCATCGCCACGCCGACCTGGCTCGGCCAGCCGTCCTCGGTGGCCAAACGGGTGATGGAGCGGATGAGCGGCATGATGTCCGAGACGGACGACGACGGCGTCCCGGCCGCCTACAACCGGGTCGCCGGCGTCGTCGTCACCGGCAACGAGGACGGCGCGCACCATGTGATCAGCGAGATCACCGGCGGTCTGCAGGACATCGGCTACACCGTCCCCGGCCAGGCGTGGACCTACTGGAACCAGGGTCCCGGCCCCGGACCCAGCTTCCTCGAGGGCGGCAGCGGCCACGACTGGTCCCGCAGGACGGCCCGCGCCATGGCCGCCAACCTGCTGGGTGTGGCCCGGGCCCTGGAGGCCCGGCCGCTCGGCCCGCCGCCGCAGTGA
- a CDS encoding iron-containing redox enzyme family protein produces the protein MTNDREEPLLPAARGPLSSAVVDCLRGAGPPPPYDGIAAAPVYGDDLQLALYLCYELHYRGFSGVPADLEWDPELLRARAALERRFLTALRADAHRHDEVDEAFAGILVEPVDGTGVSHFLRDSGELWHVREYAAQRSLYHLKEADPHAWVLPRLWGRAKAAMAAVEFDEYGGGRADRVHARLFADLMADLGLDTAYGRYLDAACAEQLVTVNLMSLFGLHRSLRGALVGHFATVEITSSPGSRRLAEAMRRTGAGPAAEHFYDEHVEADAVHEQVVRHEVVAGLLEAEPHLAADVAFGVDATVFAEDRLAGRLLGDWSAGRSSLRTPLSREFTHVS, from the coding sequence ATGACGAACGACCGTGAGGAACCCCTTCTGCCGGCCGCGCGCGGCCCGCTGAGCAGCGCCGTCGTGGACTGTCTGCGGGGCGCGGGCCCGCCGCCTCCGTACGACGGGATCGCCGCGGCCCCCGTCTACGGGGACGACCTCCAGCTCGCCCTGTACCTCTGCTACGAGCTGCACTACCGCGGTTTCTCGGGGGTGCCGGCGGACCTCGAATGGGACCCGGAGCTGCTGCGCGCCCGGGCCGCCCTGGAGCGGCGCTTCCTCACCGCGCTGCGCGCCGACGCCCACCGGCACGACGAGGTCGACGAGGCGTTCGCCGGAATCCTCGTGGAGCCGGTGGACGGCACCGGCGTCAGCCACTTCCTGCGCGACAGCGGCGAGCTGTGGCACGTGCGGGAGTACGCCGCCCAACGGTCCCTGTACCACCTGAAGGAGGCCGACCCGCACGCATGGGTGCTGCCCCGGCTGTGGGGGCGGGCCAAGGCGGCGATGGCGGCCGTGGAGTTCGACGAGTACGGCGGCGGCCGCGCCGACCGGGTGCACGCCCGGCTGTTCGCGGACCTGATGGCCGACCTGGGCCTGGACACCGCGTACGGCCGCTATCTGGACGCGGCCTGCGCCGAACAGCTGGTGACGGTGAACCTGATGTCGCTCTTCGGACTGCACCGCTCGCTCAGGGGCGCGCTGGTGGGCCATTTCGCGACGGTCGAGATCACCTCCTCGCCGGGCTCCCGGCGGCTCGCCGAGGCGATGCGCCGGACGGGCGCGGGGCCGGCCGCCGAGCACTTCTACGACGAGCACGTGGAGGCGGACGCGGTGCACGAGCAGGTGGTGCGCCACGAGGTCGTCGCCGGGCTGCTGGAGGCGGAGCCGCACCTCGCGGCGGACGTCGCCTTCGGCGTCGACGCCACCGTGTTCGCCGAGGACCGCCTCGCCGGCCGGCTGCTCGGTGACTGGAGCGCGGGCCGTTCCTCACTGCGTACTCCCCTGTCCCGGGAGTTCACCCATGTCTCCTGA
- a CDS encoding HemK2/MTQ2 family protein methyltransferase, which translates to MSPDGVGTRRSVSPMAPPGVYAPQEDTELLAGALSDEPVPPDAAVLDVGTGSGALAVAAARRGCRVTAVDVSWRAVGTARLNALRAGVPVRVRRGDLFGPVRGESFDLVLANPPYVPAPGGPSLPRGAARAWDAGADGRLVLDRICREAPALLRPGGVLLLVQSALSGPELTVGHLRAAGTKAAVIRRRHISFGPVLRARERWLRARGLLAAADDKEELVVIRAELPV; encoded by the coding sequence ATGTCTCCTGACGGTGTGGGTACCCGGCGGTCCGTGAGTCCTATGGCACCCCCGGGCGTGTACGCCCCTCAGGAGGACACCGAGCTGCTGGCCGGTGCCCTGTCCGACGAGCCGGTCCCGCCGGACGCGGCCGTCCTCGACGTGGGAACGGGATCCGGCGCGCTGGCGGTGGCAGCCGCCCGGCGCGGCTGCCGGGTGACCGCGGTCGACGTCTCGTGGCGGGCGGTGGGCACGGCGCGGCTGAACGCGCTGCGGGCCGGCGTCCCGGTGCGGGTGCGGCGCGGCGACCTGTTCGGTCCCGTGCGCGGCGAGTCTTTCGATCTGGTCCTCGCCAATCCCCCGTACGTACCCGCGCCCGGCGGTCCCTCGCTGCCCCGGGGCGCGGCCCGGGCCTGGGACGCGGGCGCCGACGGGCGGCTCGTCCTTGACCGGATCTGCCGGGAGGCGCCGGCGCTGCTGCGGCCCGGGGGCGTACTGCTGCTGGTGCAGTCGGCGCTCAGCGGTCCCGAGCTGACCGTCGGGCATCTGCGCGCCGCCGGGACGAAGGCCGCGGTGATCCGGCGCCGGCACATCTCCTTCGGCCCGGTGCTGCGGGCGAGGGAGCGCTGGCTGCGGGCGCGGGGACTGCTGGCCGCGGCCGACGACAAGGAGGAGCTGGTGGTGATCCGTGCCGAACTCCCCGTCTGA
- a CDS encoding CDGSH iron-sulfur domain-containing protein, translating to MPNSPSDTPRRVTVRRKGPLLVEGPVEVELEDGTVVASDRFRVALCTCRRSKRYPWCDTSHRDRA from the coding sequence GTGCCGAACTCCCCGTCTGACACCCCGCGACGCGTCACCGTGCGGCGCAAGGGCCCGCTGCTGGTGGAGGGACCGGTGGAGGTGGAGCTGGAGGACGGCACGGTCGTCGCCTCCGACCGCTTCCGGGTGGCCCTGTGCACCTGCCGCCGCAGCAAGCGGTATCCGTGGTGCGACACCAGTCACCGCGACCGGGCGTGA
- a CDS encoding Type 1 glutamine amidotransferase-like domain-containing protein, translating to MNFLLTASGLRNDTLRDALRDMLGKPFGSANVVYVPTASVAEPGDHGWFVANMNRVHGLGWREFDVLELNGLPRRMVLDRLLRADVIHVEGGNHYHLARSITGNGLADGFLEALESRVYVGVSAGSMIFSRHLTGHSADVIGDTADLHVLDATTVEPPFGLFDWYLKPHLYSPDFPERDDAWADRITARADFPVYFVDDETAVRVRDGKTDVVSEGRWRFHP from the coding sequence ATGAACTTTCTGCTGACGGCGAGCGGCCTGCGCAACGACACCCTGCGGGACGCGCTGCGGGACATGCTGGGCAAGCCGTTCGGATCGGCGAACGTCGTGTACGTTCCGACGGCATCGGTCGCCGAGCCCGGGGACCACGGGTGGTTCGTCGCGAACATGAACCGGGTGCACGGCCTCGGCTGGCGGGAGTTCGACGTCCTGGAGCTCAACGGCCTGCCCCGGCGGATGGTGCTCGACCGGCTGCTGCGCGCCGACGTCATCCATGTCGAGGGCGGCAACCACTACCACCTCGCACGCAGCATCACCGGCAACGGTCTGGCCGACGGCTTCCTGGAGGCGCTGGAGAGCCGGGTCTACGTGGGGGTCAGCGCCGGGTCGATGATCTTCAGCCGTCATCTCACCGGGCACTCCGCCGACGTCATCGGGGACACCGCCGACCTCCACGTGCTCGACGCGACGACCGTGGAGCCGCCGTTCGGGCTCTTCGACTGGTATCTCAAGCCCCATCTGTACTCGCCGGACTTCCCCGAGCGGGACGACGCCTGGGCCGACCGCATCACCGCGCGGGCCGACTTCCCGGTCTACTTCGTCGACGACGAGACGGCCGTTCGCGTCAGGGACGGCAAGACGGACGTGGTCTCCGAGGGCCGGTGGCGGTTCCATCCGTGA
- a CDS encoding protease inhibitor: protein MRNTARWATTLGLTAAAVCAPLSGAALAAPGNAPSALYAPSALVLTMGHGDSAATATPERAVTLTCAPGASGTHPAAGAACAEMNRAGGDLDALTVSEGVHCTLQYDPVLVTVDGVWQGRRVSYERTFSNECVMNAHGSSVFAF, encoded by the coding sequence ATGCGGAACACCGCGCGCTGGGCCACCACCCTCGGCCTCACGGCCGCCGCCGTCTGCGCACCCCTGTCCGGGGCCGCGCTGGCAGCTCCGGGGAACGCCCCGTCCGCGCTCTACGCCCCCTCGGCCCTGGTGCTCACCATGGGCCACGGCGACAGCGCGGCGACCGCCACACCGGAACGCGCGGTCACCCTGACCTGTGCCCCCGGGGCCTCGGGCACCCACCCGGCCGCCGGGGCGGCCTGCGCGGAGATGAACCGCGCCGGCGGCGACCTCGACGCCCTGACGGTGAGTGAGGGCGTCCACTGCACCCTGCAGTACGACCCGGTCCTCGTCACCGTCGACGGGGTGTGGCAGGGACGGCGCGTCTCCTACGAGCGGACCTTCTCCAACGAGTGCGTGATGAACGCTCACGGTTCGAGCGTCTTCGCGTTCTGA
- a CDS encoding lactate 2-monooxygenase has product MAKHWADFQYEIYLNGMTGAVPRLPTDLTRLEELTEQRLGPGPVGYVAGSAGDGSTARANRAALDRRRIVPRMLRDVHERDLSVEVLGRALPAPLALAPVGVLSLMHPDAESAAARAAAAQGVPFVLSSASSTPMEQVAEAMGEAERWFQLYWPKDVEVARSFLERARAAGFTALVVTLDTPLLSWRPRDLDQAYLPFLHGVGTANYFSDPAFRAGLAKPVHEDPNAAVMHFVGMFADPAKSWPDLAFLRENWDGPIVLKGVLHPDDARLAADAGMDGVVVSNHGGRQVAGAIAAADALPGVVEAVGDRLTVLFDSGVRTGDDVFKALALGARAVLLGRPYVYGLGLEGQEGVEHVIRCLLAELDLTLALSGHASPATVGPADLTEATG; this is encoded by the coding sequence ATGGCGAAGCACTGGGCCGATTTCCAGTACGAGATCTACCTGAACGGGATGACGGGCGCCGTGCCCCGGCTGCCGACCGATCTGACCCGGCTGGAGGAGCTGACCGAGCAGCGGCTCGGCCCCGGTCCGGTCGGGTACGTCGCCGGCAGCGCGGGCGACGGCAGCACGGCCCGCGCCAACCGGGCCGCTCTCGACCGCCGCCGGATCGTGCCGCGCATGCTGCGGGACGTGCACGAGCGCGATCTGTCGGTGGAGGTGCTGGGCCGCGCGCTGCCGGCGCCGCTGGCTCTGGCGCCGGTCGGGGTGCTGTCGCTCATGCACCCGGACGCGGAGTCCGCCGCCGCTCGGGCGGCCGCCGCGCAGGGGGTGCCGTTCGTGCTGTCGTCCGCGTCCAGCACGCCGATGGAGCAGGTCGCGGAGGCGATGGGCGAGGCGGAGCGCTGGTTCCAGCTCTACTGGCCGAAGGACGTGGAGGTGGCCCGGAGCTTCCTGGAGCGGGCGAGGGCCGCGGGGTTCACGGCACTCGTCGTCACCCTGGACACTCCCCTGCTGTCCTGGCGCCCCCGCGACCTGGACCAGGCGTACCTGCCCTTCCTGCACGGCGTCGGCACCGCCAACTACTTCTCGGACCCGGCGTTCCGGGCGGGCCTGGCCAAGCCGGTGCACGAGGACCCGAACGCGGCGGTGATGCACTTCGTCGGCATGTTCGCCGATCCCGCCAAGTCCTGGCCGGACCTGGCTTTCCTGCGGGAGAACTGGGACGGGCCGATCGTGCTCAAGGGGGTACTGCATCCCGACGACGCACGGCTCGCCGCCGACGCCGGGATGGACGGGGTGGTGGTCTCCAACCACGGCGGCCGTCAGGTGGCCGGGGCGATCGCGGCGGCGGACGCCCTGCCCGGCGTGGTGGAGGCCGTCGGCGACCGGCTCACCGTGCTGTTCGACAGCGGGGTGCGCACCGGCGACGACGTCTTCAAGGCCCTCGCCCTCGGGGCGCGGGCGGTGCTGCTGGGGCGTCCGTACGTCTACGGGCTCGGCCTCGAAGGGCAGGAGGGCGTGGAACACGTGATCCGCTGTCTGCTCGCCGAACTCGACCTCACCCTGGCCCTGTCGGGGCACGCCTCCCCCGCCACGGTCGGCCCGGCCGACCTGACGGAGGCCACGGGCTGA
- a CDS encoding RICIN domain-containing protein, with the protein MHTPHPPRPPYPPPGGDPGETDEFLAARLRDRPEGEAAHSVALLTARHWQSAHDYAAVCLASSGQLAAMVTAAALHRVLDRVAVGESAVAFRPLLLVAVRDTVREWAADDRIAGVMPELQKPAGGRGMRAANTMTPENRSLAQRAFRSLPARARCLLWHAEVEAEPISVPAGLLGMDPDIASGALEQARDKFRQGCVHAHQELAPTKDCRFYNRLLDVPIRRGGALLPDVRQHLAECRFCRNAAEQLSHFEGGLGTLIAEAVLGWGARRYLDSRPGRATAGPRAGRTARRRRRGGGGQSGGGRHRVLSRIPVPARLTGIAFPDPVRSTRTLLTGIGAVSAGVLVSVLIAGSSSPDGGAADPTGSTAAGGRAAVPSASPPGAAGLPTAPGRTRLRNIASGLCLDTRGEPRDGSGTRLAGCSSAWTQQWTYEDDGLLRSVADPGLCLDSHKDAGVVVLGTCADTGDQRGDDVRYDLTVQGELVPRWDVQLALTPATPDANADIVVKVRDRTVNQRWTAEPVRTATGSLSISGSEAPVARHAELTVPVT; encoded by the coding sequence GTGCACACCCCCCACCCCCCTCGACCTCCGTATCCTCCGCCCGGCGGGGATCCGGGGGAAACCGACGAGTTCCTCGCCGCCCGGCTGCGGGACCGTCCGGAGGGCGAGGCCGCTCATTCCGTCGCGCTGCTGACGGCGCGGCACTGGCAGTCGGCGCACGACTACGCGGCCGTCTGCCTGGCCTCGTCGGGCCAGCTCGCCGCCATGGTCACCGCGGCCGCGCTGCACCGGGTACTGGACCGGGTCGCCGTCGGAGAATCCGCCGTCGCGTTCCGGCCGCTGCTGCTGGTGGCCGTGCGCGACACGGTCCGGGAGTGGGCCGCGGACGATCGAATAGCCGGAGTTATGCCGGAGTTGCAGAAACCGGCGGGCGGGCGCGGCATGCGCGCGGCGAACACCATGACTCCGGAAAACCGATCACTCGCTCAACGGGCATTCCGCTCGCTGCCCGCACGCGCGCGCTGTTTGCTGTGGCACGCGGAGGTCGAGGCCGAGCCGATTTCCGTGCCGGCCGGTCTGCTCGGCATGGACCCCGACATCGCGTCGGGCGCACTCGAACAGGCGCGGGACAAATTCCGTCAAGGTTGTGTCCACGCCCATCAGGAACTGGCGCCGACGAAGGACTGCCGCTTCTACAACCGTCTCCTCGACGTCCCGATCCGCCGGGGAGGGGCCCTGCTGCCGGACGTCCGGCAGCACCTGGCGGAGTGCCGCTTCTGCCGGAACGCCGCCGAGCAGCTGAGCCACTTCGAGGGCGGTCTGGGCACGCTGATCGCCGAGGCCGTGCTCGGCTGGGGGGCCCGCCGCTACCTCGACTCGCGCCCCGGCCGCGCGACGGCCGGTCCCCGAGCCGGGCGCACCGCCCGGCGCCGGCGCCGGGGCGGGGGAGGGCAGTCCGGTGGCGGGCGGCACCGCGTGCTCTCCCGGATCCCCGTTCCCGCACGCCTGACGGGGATCGCGTTCCCGGATCCGGTGCGCTCGACGAGGACCCTGCTCACCGGCATCGGCGCGGTCTCGGCGGGGGTGCTGGTCAGCGTGCTCATCGCCGGGTCCTCCTCCCCGGACGGCGGTGCGGCCGACCCGACGGGCTCCACCGCGGCGGGCGGCCGCGCGGCCGTGCCGTCCGCCTCCCCGCCCGGCGCGGCCGGACTGCCCACCGCTCCGGGACGGACCCGGCTGCGCAACATCGCCTCCGGCCTCTGCCTCGACACCAGGGGCGAGCCCCGGGACGGCTCGGGGACCCGCCTGGCGGGGTGCTCCTCGGCGTGGACCCAGCAGTGGACCTACGAGGACGACGGACTGCTGCGCAGCGTGGCCGACCCCGGCCTGTGCCTGGACTCGCACAAGGACGCCGGTGTGGTCGTCCTCGGAACCTGCGCCGACACCGGCGACCAGCGGGGCGACGACGTGCGGTACGACCTCACCGTGCAGGGCGAGCTGGTGCCCCGCTGGGACGTCCAACTGGCCCTCACTCCGGCGACCCCTGACGCGAACGCCGACATCGTCGTCAAGGTGCGCGACCGGACCGTGAACCAGCGGTGGACGGCCGAACCGGTACGGACGGCGACGGGCTCCCTGTCCATCAGCGGCAGCGAGGCACCGGTCGCCCGGCACGCGGAGCTGACAGTGCCGGTGACGTGA
- a CDS encoding toxin Doc: MAPVLHIDVPWLLQRHEEVLRDQPTVNDFSALVAAVARHRVDPPRLGVDSDPAWRAAALLHTLAVLRPLPSANARFACATAVAYMFASGAGIDPPYGALVDLARELISGEADVYAAADRLRSWQI, from the coding sequence ATGGCACCCGTGCTCCACATCGACGTGCCCTGGCTGCTCCAGCGGCACGAGGAGGTCCTCCGGGACCAGCCCACCGTCAACGACTTCTCCGCCCTGGTCGCCGCGGTCGCCCGCCATCGCGTCGACCCGCCCCGGCTGGGCGTCGACTCCGACCCGGCCTGGCGGGCCGCCGCCCTGCTGCACACCCTCGCCGTGCTCCGGCCGCTGCCCTCGGCCAACGCCCGCTTCGCCTGCGCCACCGCCGTGGCCTACATGTTCGCCAGCGGGGCCGGCATCGATCCGCCCTACGGCGCCCTGGTCGACCTGGCGCGCGAACTGATCTCCGGCGAGGCCGACGTGTACGCCGCGGCGGACCGGCTGCGTTCCTGGCAGATCTGA
- a CDS encoding glycoside hydrolase family 9 protein — MNRRRTALLSLTGLLAAALTALPAAPAGADPAEQVRNGTFDTGTESWWASANVTAGPSGGRLCADVPGGTANRWDAAVGQNDITLVKGESYRFSFSAAGTPAGHTVRAIVGLQTAPYDTYYEVSPQLGVSGDTYTYTFTSPVDTAQGQVGLQLGGSADPWRFCVDDVSLLGGVAPEPYEPDTGPRVRVNQVAYLPSGPKNATLVTEAAERLPWQLKDHAGRVVRRGWTVPRGVDGSSGENVHSIDFGAHRGRGSGYTLTVDGETSRPFDIDASAYERLRLDSAKYYYTQRSGTEIRDDLRPGYGRAAGHIGVAPNRGDTEVPCQPGVCDYTLDVSGGWYDAGDHGKYVVNGGISTWEVLSTYERARHARTGEPGRLGDGTLDIPESGNKVPDILDEARWELEFLLKMQVPDGEPLAGTAHHKIHDEQWTGLPLLPGADPQKRELHPPTTAATLNLAATAAQAARLYRPYDKKFAATTLAAARKAWTAALAHPDLLADPDDGTGGGAYPDDTVSDEFYWAAAELYLTTGERRFEEYLRDSPVHTADIFGPLGFDWSRTAAAGRLDLATVPNRLPGGDKVRRSVIEGADRYLATLEAHPYGMPYAPAGNVYDWGSSHQVLNNAVVLATAYDLTGAAKYRDGALQSMDYVLGRNALNISYVTGYGEVNAHNQHSRWYARQLDANLPNPPAGTLSGGPNSSIQDPYAQSKLQGCVGQFCYIDDIQSWSTNEHTINWNAALTRMASFVADQG; from the coding sequence GTGAACAGACGCAGAACCGCTCTGCTGTCCCTGACCGGACTGCTGGCCGCGGCGCTCACCGCGCTGCCCGCCGCCCCGGCCGGGGCGGACCCGGCCGAGCAGGTCCGCAACGGCACCTTCGACACCGGCACCGAGTCCTGGTGGGCCTCCGCGAACGTCACCGCGGGCCCGTCCGGGGGACGCCTGTGCGCCGACGTCCCCGGCGGCACCGCGAACCGGTGGGACGCGGCCGTCGGCCAGAACGACATCACCCTGGTGAAGGGCGAGTCGTACCGCTTCTCCTTCAGCGCGGCCGGCACACCCGCGGGCCACACCGTACGGGCGATCGTCGGTCTGCAGACGGCGCCCTACGACACCTACTACGAGGTGTCGCCCCAGCTCGGCGTCTCCGGCGACACCTACACGTACACCTTCACCTCGCCCGTCGACACCGCGCAGGGCCAGGTCGGCCTCCAGCTCGGCGGCAGCGCGGACCCCTGGCGGTTCTGCGTGGACGACGTGTCCCTGCTGGGCGGGGTCGCCCCCGAGCCGTACGAGCCCGACACCGGGCCCCGGGTCCGCGTCAACCAGGTCGCCTACCTGCCCTCCGGGCCGAAGAACGCCACCCTGGTCACCGAGGCCGCCGAGCGGCTGCCCTGGCAGCTGAAGGACCACGCCGGCCGTGTGGTCCGGCGGGGCTGGACCGTGCCGCGCGGTGTCGACGGCTCCTCGGGGGAGAACGTCCACTCCATCGACTTCGGCGCCCACCGCGGGCGGGGGAGCGGGTACACCCTGACCGTGGACGGCGAGACCAGCAGGCCCTTCGACATCGACGCGAGCGCGTACGAACGGCTGCGGCTGGACTCGGCGAAGTACTACTACACCCAGCGCAGCGGCACGGAGATCCGCGACGACCTGCGACCCGGCTACGGACGGGCGGCCGGGCACATCGGCGTGGCGCCCAACCGGGGCGACACCGAGGTGCCCTGTCAGCCGGGCGTGTGCGACTACACCCTCGACGTCTCCGGCGGCTGGTACGACGCCGGCGACCACGGCAAGTACGTCGTCAACGGCGGCATCAGCACCTGGGAGGTGCTCAGCACCTACGAACGCGCCCGGCACGCCCGCACCGGCGAGCCCGGCAGGCTCGGCGACGGCACGCTGGACATCCCCGAGAGCGGCAACAAGGTCCCGGACATCCTCGACGAGGCCCGCTGGGAACTGGAGTTCCTGCTGAAGATGCAGGTCCCCGACGGCGAGCCGCTGGCCGGCACGGCCCACCACAAGATCCACGACGAGCAGTGGACCGGGCTGCCGCTGCTGCCCGGCGCCGACCCGCAGAAGCGAGAACTGCACCCGCCTACCACCGCCGCCACCCTCAACCTCGCCGCCACGGCCGCCCAGGCGGCACGGCTGTACCGGCCCTACGACAAGAAGTTCGCGGCCACGACGCTGGCGGCCGCGCGCAAGGCCTGGACGGCGGCCCTCGCCCACCCGGACCTGCTCGCCGACCCGGACGACGGGACCGGCGGCGGCGCCTACCCCGACGACACCGTGTCCGACGAGTTCTACTGGGCGGCCGCCGAGCTCTACCTCACCACCGGCGAGCGGCGGTTCGAGGAGTACCTGCGCGACTCCCCGGTGCACACCGCCGACATCTTCGGCCCCCTCGGCTTCGACTGGTCGCGTACCGCCGCGGCCGGCCGGCTCGACCTCGCGACCGTGCCGAACCGGCTGCCCGGCGGCGACAAGGTGCGCCGCTCCGTGATCGAGGGCGCCGACCGCTATCTGGCCACGCTCGAGGCCCACCCGTACGGCATGCCGTATGCGCCCGCGGGCAACGTCTACGACTGGGGCTCGAGCCACCAGGTCCTCAACAACGCGGTCGTCCTCGCCACCGCCTACGACCTCACCGGCGCCGCCAAGTACCGGGACGGCGCGCTGCAGAGCATGGACTACGTCCTGGGCCGCAACGCCCTGAACATCTCGTACGTCACCGGCTACGGCGAGGTCAACGCGCACAACCAGCACAGCCGCTGGTACGCCCGCCAGCTCGACGCGAACCTGCCGAATCCGCCGGCCGGGACGCTCTCCGGCGGGCCCAACTCCAGCATCCAGGACCCCTACGCCCAGTCGAAACTCCAGGGCTGCGTCGGGCAGTTCTGCTACATCGACGACATCCAGTCCTGGTCCACCAACGAGCACACCATCAACTGGAACGCCGCCCTGACCCGCATGGCCTCCTTTGTGGCCGATCAGGGCTGA